The proteins below are encoded in one region of Salmo salar chromosome ssa02, Ssal_v3.1, whole genome shotgun sequence:
- the LOC106580288 gene encoding CREB-regulated transcription coactivator 2 isoform X1 has product MSATDVGGCGPGAGPSSGAGSGASNPRKFSEKIALHTQRQAEETAAFQEVMMDITSTRIQAQKVRLARTQGPYYGGSLPNVNQIGRNPGDFQGLFHSNLDSSRSTRHHGLVERVQRDRRFISPVRPYRRVDSSPYNSAYLSPPPDTSWRRNCSGNFPGDKSQLFRLPTMALNRTNSDSALHTSVMNPPAGDPFSAGHTLTPQGRLTGQSEGEGRRMFPYPVPPIEENVMDQGKLLKPWDTKKLPLLSSRPKSCEVPGINIFPSPDQQSSTPHAPSALNTGGSLPDLSSLHFPSPLPTPLDPDEPGYPSSLSGGSSTGNLASTLTQLGINASNAFRHSPGLLASLQGTLSNPSLQSSLSNPNIQSSLSSHSFPNSLSSTSLHSSLSNPSLQSSLSSSPSLQSSLSNQSLHSFLSNSSLSGQSLQTAASNPSYSSGVGGSGSCSSYSPLLTSQGQSPLSTSPRRRAQLSPLILPMGGESRRHHSKQFSPTISPNLSSITQGVPLDTSKLPMDQRLPPYPFSQPQQQLHQPGPPASQQASQAGQQLSQPSVVQQQQQQHQHHQLHLQYQLHQQQRAQSQQALQQQHLQNLRNVQNQQMQHRVSVKIEKQGEQGQNSQCLQTQDPQSTQQQQQQQQQQQDQQDQQQQMEQQRQQGSLPQLQHISHSLATDLGLYNDTLLLNSLLDDPYLGLQIASRQNQQFNMETPGDSLSFNHGGLGCGSGGKGQEEFYHSNHGFLELHDSGDRQHLNNQNFGGEGCHNVPNIILTGDSSLGLSKEIASALSHVPGFEMDSFALDDPLRMDPLALEGLGMLDGDLMLTDPAVEDSFRSDRLK; this is encoded by the exons ATGTCTGCTACGGATGTAGGCGGTTGTGGACCCGGAGCAGGACCCAGTTCGGGTGCTGGGTCTGGGGCATCGAACCCCCGAAAATTTAGCGAGAAAATAGCTCTACATACCCAACGTCAGGCTGAAGAGACTGCCGCTTTTCAGGAGGTTATGATGGATATCACCTCTACCAGG ATCCAGGCTCAGAAAGTGCGTCTGGCTAGAACCCAGGGCCCGTACTATGGGGGCTCCCTACCCAACGTTAATCAGATTGGCAGGAACCCAGGCGACTTTCAG GGTTTGTTCCACTCTAACCTGGACTCCAGTCGCTCTACACGGCACCACGGCCTGGTAGAGCGGGTCCAGAGGGACAGACGCTTCATCTCCCCAGTGCGTCCCTACAGGAGA GTGGACAGCTCTCCATATAACTCAGCCTATCTGTCCCCACCTCCGGACACCAGTTGGAGAAG GAACTGTTCGGGCAACTTCCCAGGAGACAAAAGCCAGTTATTTCGCCTCCCCACCATGGCACTCAACAG GACCAACTCAGACTCTGCCCTCCACACCAGTGTGATGAACCCCCCTGCAGGAGACCCCTTCAGCGCTGGACACACACTCACCCCTCAGGGCAGACTCACTG GTCAGagtgaaggagaggggagaagaa TGTTTCCGTACCCAGTTCCCCCCATTGAGGAGAACGTTATGGATCAGGGCAAACTGCTCAAGCCCTGGGACACCAAGAAGTTGCCCCTGCTGTCTTCTCGACCCAAGTCCTGTGAAGTTCCTGGTATCAA tATCTTCCCCTCCCCGGACCAGCAGTCCAGCACCCCCCATGCTCCCTCAGCCCTGAACACGGGGGGCTCCCTGCCCGACCTCTCCAGCCTGCACTTCCCGTCGCCACTGCCCACCCCGCTGGACCCAGACGAGCCGGGCTACCCCTCGTCCCTGAGTGGGGGCAGCAGCACGGGCAACCTGGCCTCCACCCTCACCCAGCTGGGCATTAATGCCAGCAACGCCTTCCGCCACTCACCAG GTCTCCTGGCATCTCTTCAGGGCACTCTCAGTAACCCCTCCTTGCAGTCCTCGCTAAGCAACCCCAACATCCAATCATCTCTCAGCAGCCACTCCTTCCCCAACTCCCTCAGCTCCACCTCCTTGCACTCGTCGCTTAGCAACCCTTCCCTGCAGTCCTCCCTtagctcctccccctccctccagtcTTCCCTGAGCAACCAATCCCTGCACTCCTTCCTCAGCAACTCCTCCCTGAGTGGCCAGTCCCTCCAGACCGCAGCCAGTAACCCTAGTTACAGTAGCGGGGTGGGAGGGTCCGGCTCGTGCTCCTCTTATTCGCCATTGCTAACTAGCCAGGGGCAGTCACCACTCAGCACGTCGCCACGGAGACGAGCTCAGCTGTCCCCTCTGATCCTACCCATGGGAGGGGAGTCTCGCCGGCACCACTCCAAACAGTTCTCCCCCACCATCTCTCCAAACTTGTCCTCCATAACACAG GGCGTCCCTCTGGACACCAGCAAACTGCCCATGGACCAGAGGCTCCCTCCCTACCCCTTCAGCCAACCCCAGCAGCAGCTTCATCAGCCAGGTCCTCCAGCATCCCAGCAGGCCTCTCAGGCAGGACAACAGCTCTCCCAGCCGTCCgtggtacaacaacaacaacagcagcaccaACACCATCAGCTGCATTTGCAATACCAGCTGCACCAGCAGCAACGTGCCCAGTCTCAGCAGGCCCTCCAGCAGCAGCACCTGCAGAACCTGCGCAATGTCCAGAACCAGCAGATGCAGCATAGGGTGTCGGTCAAAATTGAGAAGCAGGGTGAGCAGGGCCAGAACTCCCAGTGCCTGCAGACGCAAGACCCGCAGTCGacccagcagcaacagcagcagcagcaacaacaacaggacCAGCAAGACCAACAGCAGCAGATGGAGCAGCAAAGGCAGCAGGGAAGTCTTCCCCAGCTGCAGCACATCAGCCACTCCCTGGCCACAGACCTGGGCCTCTACAAC GACACATTACTGTTAAACTCTCTGTTGGATGATCCTTACCTGGGCCTGCAGATCGCCTCCAGACAGAACCAGCAG TTCAACATGGAGACTCCGGGAGACAGCCTGTCATTCAACCATGGTGGCTTAGGCTGTGGGAGTGGTGGAAAGGGCCAGGAGGAATTCTACCACTCCAACCATGGCTTCCTGGAGCTCCACGATTCAGGGGATAGGCAGCACCTTAACAACCAGAACTTTGGGGGAGAGGGATGCCACAACGTCCCTAACATCATCCTCACAG GAGACAGTTCGCTGGGCCTCTCCAAGGAGATCGCCAGCGCTCTGTCCCACGTGCCAGGGTTTGAGATGGACTCCTTTGCCCTGGACGACCCCCTCAGGATGGACCCCCTGGCCCTTGAGGGGCTGGGCATGCTGGATGGGGACCTCATGCTGACTGACCCCGCCGTGGAAGACTCCTTCCGCTCCGACCGCCTCAAGTGA
- the LOC106580288 gene encoding CREB-regulated transcription coactivator 1 isoform X2 → MSATDVGGCGPGAGPSSGAGSGASNPRKFSEKIALHTQRQAEETAAFQEVMMDITSTRIQAQKVRLARTQGPYYGGSLPNVNQIGRNPGDFQGLFHSNLDSSRSTRHHGLVERVQRDRRFISPVRPYRRVDSSPYNSAYLSPPPDTSWRRTNSDSALHTSVMNPPAGDPFSAGHTLTPQGRLTGQSEGEGRRMFPYPVPPIEENVMDQGKLLKPWDTKKLPLLSSRPKSCEVPGINIFPSPDQQSSTPHAPSALNTGGSLPDLSSLHFPSPLPTPLDPDEPGYPSSLSGGSSTGNLASTLTQLGINASNAFRHSPGLLASLQGTLSNPSLQSSLSNPNIQSSLSSHSFPNSLSSTSLHSSLSNPSLQSSLSSSPSLQSSLSNQSLHSFLSNSSLSGQSLQTAASNPSYSSGVGGSGSCSSYSPLLTSQGQSPLSTSPRRRAQLSPLILPMGGESRRHHSKQFSPTISPNLSSITQGVPLDTSKLPMDQRLPPYPFSQPQQQLHQPGPPASQQASQAGQQLSQPSVVQQQQQQHQHHQLHLQYQLHQQQRAQSQQALQQQHLQNLRNVQNQQMQHRVSVKIEKQGEQGQNSQCLQTQDPQSTQQQQQQQQQQQDQQDQQQQMEQQRQQGSLPQLQHISHSLATDLGLYNDTLLLNSLLDDPYLGLQIASRQNQQFNMETPGDSLSFNHGGLGCGSGGKGQEEFYHSNHGFLELHDSGDRQHLNNQNFGGEGCHNVPNIILTGDSSLGLSKEIASALSHVPGFEMDSFALDDPLRMDPLALEGLGMLDGDLMLTDPAVEDSFRSDRLK, encoded by the exons ATGTCTGCTACGGATGTAGGCGGTTGTGGACCCGGAGCAGGACCCAGTTCGGGTGCTGGGTCTGGGGCATCGAACCCCCGAAAATTTAGCGAGAAAATAGCTCTACATACCCAACGTCAGGCTGAAGAGACTGCCGCTTTTCAGGAGGTTATGATGGATATCACCTCTACCAGG ATCCAGGCTCAGAAAGTGCGTCTGGCTAGAACCCAGGGCCCGTACTATGGGGGCTCCCTACCCAACGTTAATCAGATTGGCAGGAACCCAGGCGACTTTCAG GGTTTGTTCCACTCTAACCTGGACTCCAGTCGCTCTACACGGCACCACGGCCTGGTAGAGCGGGTCCAGAGGGACAGACGCTTCATCTCCCCAGTGCGTCCCTACAGGAGA GTGGACAGCTCTCCATATAACTCAGCCTATCTGTCCCCACCTCCGGACACCAGTTGGAGAAG GACCAACTCAGACTCTGCCCTCCACACCAGTGTGATGAACCCCCCTGCAGGAGACCCCTTCAGCGCTGGACACACACTCACCCCTCAGGGCAGACTCACTG GTCAGagtgaaggagaggggagaagaa TGTTTCCGTACCCAGTTCCCCCCATTGAGGAGAACGTTATGGATCAGGGCAAACTGCTCAAGCCCTGGGACACCAAGAAGTTGCCCCTGCTGTCTTCTCGACCCAAGTCCTGTGAAGTTCCTGGTATCAA tATCTTCCCCTCCCCGGACCAGCAGTCCAGCACCCCCCATGCTCCCTCAGCCCTGAACACGGGGGGCTCCCTGCCCGACCTCTCCAGCCTGCACTTCCCGTCGCCACTGCCCACCCCGCTGGACCCAGACGAGCCGGGCTACCCCTCGTCCCTGAGTGGGGGCAGCAGCACGGGCAACCTGGCCTCCACCCTCACCCAGCTGGGCATTAATGCCAGCAACGCCTTCCGCCACTCACCAG GTCTCCTGGCATCTCTTCAGGGCACTCTCAGTAACCCCTCCTTGCAGTCCTCGCTAAGCAACCCCAACATCCAATCATCTCTCAGCAGCCACTCCTTCCCCAACTCCCTCAGCTCCACCTCCTTGCACTCGTCGCTTAGCAACCCTTCCCTGCAGTCCTCCCTtagctcctccccctccctccagtcTTCCCTGAGCAACCAATCCCTGCACTCCTTCCTCAGCAACTCCTCCCTGAGTGGCCAGTCCCTCCAGACCGCAGCCAGTAACCCTAGTTACAGTAGCGGGGTGGGAGGGTCCGGCTCGTGCTCCTCTTATTCGCCATTGCTAACTAGCCAGGGGCAGTCACCACTCAGCACGTCGCCACGGAGACGAGCTCAGCTGTCCCCTCTGATCCTACCCATGGGAGGGGAGTCTCGCCGGCACCACTCCAAACAGTTCTCCCCCACCATCTCTCCAAACTTGTCCTCCATAACACAG GGCGTCCCTCTGGACACCAGCAAACTGCCCATGGACCAGAGGCTCCCTCCCTACCCCTTCAGCCAACCCCAGCAGCAGCTTCATCAGCCAGGTCCTCCAGCATCCCAGCAGGCCTCTCAGGCAGGACAACAGCTCTCCCAGCCGTCCgtggtacaacaacaacaacagcagcaccaACACCATCAGCTGCATTTGCAATACCAGCTGCACCAGCAGCAACGTGCCCAGTCTCAGCAGGCCCTCCAGCAGCAGCACCTGCAGAACCTGCGCAATGTCCAGAACCAGCAGATGCAGCATAGGGTGTCGGTCAAAATTGAGAAGCAGGGTGAGCAGGGCCAGAACTCCCAGTGCCTGCAGACGCAAGACCCGCAGTCGacccagcagcaacagcagcagcagcaacaacaacaggacCAGCAAGACCAACAGCAGCAGATGGAGCAGCAAAGGCAGCAGGGAAGTCTTCCCCAGCTGCAGCACATCAGCCACTCCCTGGCCACAGACCTGGGCCTCTACAAC GACACATTACTGTTAAACTCTCTGTTGGATGATCCTTACCTGGGCCTGCAGATCGCCTCCAGACAGAACCAGCAG TTCAACATGGAGACTCCGGGAGACAGCCTGTCATTCAACCATGGTGGCTTAGGCTGTGGGAGTGGTGGAAAGGGCCAGGAGGAATTCTACCACTCCAACCATGGCTTCCTGGAGCTCCACGATTCAGGGGATAGGCAGCACCTTAACAACCAGAACTTTGGGGGAGAGGGATGCCACAACGTCCCTAACATCATCCTCACAG GAGACAGTTCGCTGGGCCTCTCCAAGGAGATCGCCAGCGCTCTGTCCCACGTGCCAGGGTTTGAGATGGACTCCTTTGCCCTGGACGACCCCCTCAGGATGGACCCCCTGGCCCTTGAGGGGCTGGGCATGCTGGATGGGGACCTCATGCTGACTGACCCCGCCGTGGAAGACTCCTTCCGCTCCGACCGCCTCAAGTGA
- the LOC106580302 gene encoding zinc transporter ZIP1 isoform X2, with the protein MALRKGSSSVALSGWPSEVQMNPTDVPGLEVKLGALVVLFSITLVCGFAPLCLVRGAGRCNVDPEMHHKVVSLVSCFAGGVFFATCLLDLVPDYLSGINEAFSSLGITLQFPLPEFIIAMGFFLVLVLEQIVLALKDRSAGHSEERRALLVESSVQSHDRNGQRYSHHSHVFEGLAVGLQEDSQEVLEICVALLLHKSIISFSLALKLAQGKLRRAAVVGCLLLFALMSPLGIGLGIALTETKSSPQHQLARSTLEGLASGTFLYIIFMEILPHELSSPQNRISKVAMILTGFAVVTGVLFIKM; encoded by the exons ATGGCTCTCAGAAAAGGATCTTCTTCTGTTGCCCTCTCCGGGTGGCCATCTGAAGTGCAGATGAACCCAACTGATGTCCCTGGCCTGGAGGTAAAGCTGGGAGCACTGGTTGTTCTTTTCTCCATCACACTGGTTTGTGGCTTCGCCCCTTTGTGCTTAGTCAGGGGGGCAGGGAGGTGCAATGTAGACCCAG AAATGCATCACAAGGTAGTGAGCTTGGTGAGCTGCTTCGCTGGAGGAGTGTTCTTTGCTACTTGCCTTCTGGACCTGGTGCCTGACTACCTATCTGGGATCAATGAAGCATTTAGTAGCCTGGGCATCACA CTTCAGTTCCCTCTACCTGAGTTTATCATAGCCATGGGCTTCTTCTTGGTCCTGGTGCTGGAGCAAATAGTCTTGGCCCTCAAAGACCGATCGGCGGGCCACTCTGAAGAAAGACGCGCACTATTGGTGGAATCCAGCGTCCAATCACATGACAGAAATGGCCAGAGATACTCCCACCACTCCCATG TGTTCGAGGGCCTGGCTGTGGGGTTACAGGAGGACAGTCAAGAGGTGCTGGAGATCTGTGTTGCTCTACTCCTCCACAAGAGCATCATCTCTTTCAGTCTAGCCCTAAAGCTGGCCCAGGGCAAGCTGCGGCGGGCAGCCGTGGTAGGTTGCCTCCTGCTCTTTGCCCTCATGTCCCCGTTGGGCATTGGGCTGGGCATTGCCCTCACCGAGACCAAGTCGTCCCCCCAGCACCAGCTGGCCAGGTCCACCTTAGAAGGCCTGGCGTCTGGCACCTTTTTGTATATCATCTTCATGGAGATCCTGccccatgagctgagctccccgCAGAACCGCATCTCCAAGGTGGCCATGATTCTCACTGGTTTCGCAGTGGTCACTGGGGTGCTGTTCATCAAAATGTAA
- the LOC106580302 gene encoding zinc transporter ZIP1 isoform X3, with the protein MHHKVVSLVSCFAGGVFFATCLLDLVPDYLSGINEAFSSLGITLQFPLPEFIIAMGFFLVLVLEQIVLALKDRSAGHSEERRALLVESSVQSHDRNGQRYSHHSHGREELGGEDAHFHVDFNSTSAIRAFILVFSLSLHSVFEGLAVGLQEDSQEVLEICVALLLHKSIISFSLALKLAQGKLRRAAVVGCLLLFALMSPLGIGLGIALTETKSSPQHQLARSTLEGLASGTFLYIIFMEILPHELSSPQNRISKVAMILTGFAVVTGVLFIKM; encoded by the exons ATGCATCACAAGGTAGTGAGCTTGGTGAGCTGCTTCGCTGGAGGAGTGTTCTTTGCTACTTGCCTTCTGGACCTGGTGCCTGACTACCTATCTGGGATCAATGAAGCATTTAGTAGCCTGGGCATCACA CTTCAGTTCCCTCTACCTGAGTTTATCATAGCCATGGGCTTCTTCTTGGTCCTGGTGCTGGAGCAAATAGTCTTGGCCCTCAAAGACCGATCGGCGGGCCACTCTGAAGAAAGACGCGCACTATTGGTGGAATCCAGCGTCCAATCACATGACAGAAATGGCCAGAGATACTCCCACCACTCCCATGGTAGGGAGGAACTAGGGGGAGAGGATGCCCACTTTCATGTGGACTTTAACTCCACCTCGGCCATCCGGGCCTTCATTCTAGTATTTTCTTTATCTCTGCACTCAGTGTTCGAGGGCCTGGCTGTGGGGTTACAGGAGGACAGTCAAGAGGTGCTGGAGATCTGTGTTGCTCTACTCCTCCACAAGAGCATCATCTCTTTCAGTCTAGCCCTAAAGCTGGCCCAGGGCAAGCTGCGGCGGGCAGCCGTGGTAGGTTGCCTCCTGCTCTTTGCCCTCATGTCCCCGTTGGGCATTGGGCTGGGCATTGCCCTCACCGAGACCAAGTCGTCCCCCCAGCACCAGCTGGCCAGGTCCACCTTAGAAGGCCTGGCGTCTGGCACCTTTTTGTATATCATCTTCATGGAGATCCTGccccatgagctgagctccccgCAGAACCGCATCTCCAAGGTGGCCATGATTCTCACTGGTTTCGCAGTGGTCACTGGGGTGCTGTTCATCAAAATGTAA
- the LOC106580302 gene encoding zinc transporter ZIP1 isoform X1 has translation MALRKGSSSVALSGWPSEVQMNPTDVPGLEVKLGALVVLFSITLVCGFAPLCLVRGAGRCNVDPEMHHKVVSLVSCFAGGVFFATCLLDLVPDYLSGINEAFSSLGITLQFPLPEFIIAMGFFLVLVLEQIVLALKDRSAGHSEERRALLVESSVQSHDRNGQRYSHHSHGREELGGEDAHFHVDFNSTSAIRAFILVFSLSLHSVFEGLAVGLQEDSQEVLEICVALLLHKSIISFSLALKLAQGKLRRAAVVGCLLLFALMSPLGIGLGIALTETKSSPQHQLARSTLEGLASGTFLYIIFMEILPHELSSPQNRISKVAMILTGFAVVTGVLFIKM, from the exons ATGGCTCTCAGAAAAGGATCTTCTTCTGTTGCCCTCTCCGGGTGGCCATCTGAAGTGCAGATGAACCCAACTGATGTCCCTGGCCTGGAGGTAAAGCTGGGAGCACTGGTTGTTCTTTTCTCCATCACACTGGTTTGTGGCTTCGCCCCTTTGTGCTTAGTCAGGGGGGCAGGGAGGTGCAATGTAGACCCAG AAATGCATCACAAGGTAGTGAGCTTGGTGAGCTGCTTCGCTGGAGGAGTGTTCTTTGCTACTTGCCTTCTGGACCTGGTGCCTGACTACCTATCTGGGATCAATGAAGCATTTAGTAGCCTGGGCATCACA CTTCAGTTCCCTCTACCTGAGTTTATCATAGCCATGGGCTTCTTCTTGGTCCTGGTGCTGGAGCAAATAGTCTTGGCCCTCAAAGACCGATCGGCGGGCCACTCTGAAGAAAGACGCGCACTATTGGTGGAATCCAGCGTCCAATCACATGACAGAAATGGCCAGAGATACTCCCACCACTCCCATGGTAGGGAGGAACTAGGGGGAGAGGATGCCCACTTTCATGTGGACTTTAACTCCACCTCGGCCATCCGGGCCTTCATTCTAGTATTTTCTTTATCTCTGCACTCAGTGTTCGAGGGCCTGGCTGTGGGGTTACAGGAGGACAGTCAAGAGGTGCTGGAGATCTGTGTTGCTCTACTCCTCCACAAGAGCATCATCTCTTTCAGTCTAGCCCTAAAGCTGGCCCAGGGCAAGCTGCGGCGGGCAGCCGTGGTAGGTTGCCTCCTGCTCTTTGCCCTCATGTCCCCGTTGGGCATTGGGCTGGGCATTGCCCTCACCGAGACCAAGTCGTCCCCCCAGCACCAGCTGGCCAGGTCCACCTTAGAAGGCCTGGCGTCTGGCACCTTTTTGTATATCATCTTCATGGAGATCCTGccccatgagctgagctccccgCAGAACCGCATCTCCAAGGTGGCCATGATTCTCACTGGTTTCGCAGTGGTCACTGGGGTGCTGTTCATCAAAATGTAA
- the LOC106580314 gene encoding cyclic AMP-responsive element-binding protein 3-like protein 4 isoform X1, which yields MDVENGELFFGHKEDSMTEESWGLEGPFSCSDVIYAGSEKPLDECTGLNDSEPEDVLYAINPNDVFPTRAPVETSSESDSGISEEPCSESPLAATVDPSQAPTTVYQVVYDISTLANIKTEPEQHSVDVISIELDEWRSQMLISESCIVNELPQVSAGRFDHGHLSTHSASTSGPTSPDSPLLYPDLTLTEEEQKLLNQEGISLPNNLPLTKVRHTRTAEERILKKVRRKIRNKQSAQDSRRRKKDYVDGLESRAAACSAQNKELQRTVEQLEKHNMSLLAQLRRLQSLIKQTVTKAAQTSTCIMIILFSLGLIIFPSYSPFHWGASSIEEDYTPKGVISRNILTDPASSLQAAEEVDNHIIQPDSLPVSRDLSQSDPPDASRILKQPIESPKITDIEGVALEESQPGNSSTLVDGQTEPLALGLVSATGKGSTSLDPTKPAHADEM from the exons ATGGATGTAGAGAATGGAGAGCTGTTTTTCGGACACAAGGAGGACAGTATGACAGAGGAGAGTTGGGGCCTGGAAGGGCCATTTTCTTGCTCTGATGTCATCTATGCTGGCTCTGAAAAACCCCTGGATGAATGCACG GGTCTAAATGACAGCGAGCCAGAGGATGTGCTTTATGCCATCAACCCAAATGATGTCTTCCCTACCAGAGCCCCAGTGGAGACCTCCTCAGAGAGCGACAGTGGCATCTCTGAGGAACCTTGCTCTGAGAGCCCCCTAGCAGCCACGGTGGACCCCTCTCAGGCCCCCACAACTGTCTATCAGGTGGTCTATGACATCAGCACCCTGGCCAACATCAAGACGGAGCCAGAGCAGCATAGTGTCGATGTCATTTCCATAgaactcg ATGAGTGGCGTTCTCAGATGTTGATCTCGGAGTCCTGTATTGTCAACGAGTTACCCCAAGTATCCGCTGGGAGATTTGACCATGGTCACCTTTCTACCCACTCTGCTTCCACCTCAGGCCCCACCAGTCCAGACAGCCCACTG CTTTACCCTGATCTCACGCTGACTGAGGAGGAGCAGAAACTGCTGAACCAAGAGGGGATCTCtctgcccaacaacctgcccctcaccaaggtcagacacacacgcacg GCTGAGGAACGGATTCTGAAAAAAGTGAGACGCAAAATACGCAACAAACAGTCAGCCCAGGACAGCCGTCGCAGGAAGAAGGACTATGTGGATGGGCTTGAGAGCAG GGCAGCGGCTTGCTCAGCGCAAAACAAAGAGCTGCAGAGGACCGTGGAACAGCTGGAGAAACACAACAT GTCTCTCCTGGCTCAGCTGCGCAGACTACAGTCGCTGATCAAACAGACGGTCACTAAAGCAGCACAGACCAGCACCTGCATCATG ATTATCCTCTTCTCTCTGGGCCTCATCATCTTCCCAAGTTACAGCCCCTTCCACTGGGGCGCCTCATCCATAGAAGAGGACTATACACCAAAAGGAG TTATCTCCAGAAACATCCTCACAGATCCTGCTTCATCCTTGCAAGCTGCTGAGGAAGTGGATAACCATATAATTCAGCCAGATTCCCTACCCGTTTCCCGTGACCTCAGTCAATCAGATCCCCCGGATGCTTCCAGAATACTAAAGCAACCAATAGAAAGTCCCAAAATCACTGACATTGAGGGTGTGGCCCTGGAGGAGAGCCAACCAGGGAACAGCTCGACTCTGGTTGACGGGCAGACTGAACCTCTGGCCCTGGGCCTGGTGTCAGCAACAGGAAAAGGGAGCACAAGCCTTGACCCCACCAAACCAGCCCACGCTGATGAGATGTAG
- the LOC106580314 gene encoding cyclic AMP-responsive element-binding protein 3-like protein 4 isoform X2, which translates to MDVENGELFFGHKEDSMTEESWGLEGPFSCSDVIYAGSEKPLDECTGLNDSEPEDVLYAINPNDVFPTRAPVETSSESDSGISEEPCSESPLAATVDPSQAPTTVYQVVYDISTLANIKTEPEQHSVDVISIELDEWRSQMLISESCIVNELPQVSAGRFDHGHLSTHSASTSGPTSPDSPLLYPDLTLTEEEQKLLNQEGISLPNNLPLTKAEERILKKVRRKIRNKQSAQDSRRRKKDYVDGLESRAAACSAQNKELQRTVEQLEKHNMSLLAQLRRLQSLIKQTVTKAAQTSTCIMIILFSLGLIIFPSYSPFHWGASSIEEDYTPKGVISRNILTDPASSLQAAEEVDNHIIQPDSLPVSRDLSQSDPPDASRILKQPIESPKITDIEGVALEESQPGNSSTLVDGQTEPLALGLVSATGKGSTSLDPTKPAHADEM; encoded by the exons ATGGATGTAGAGAATGGAGAGCTGTTTTTCGGACACAAGGAGGACAGTATGACAGAGGAGAGTTGGGGCCTGGAAGGGCCATTTTCTTGCTCTGATGTCATCTATGCTGGCTCTGAAAAACCCCTGGATGAATGCACG GGTCTAAATGACAGCGAGCCAGAGGATGTGCTTTATGCCATCAACCCAAATGATGTCTTCCCTACCAGAGCCCCAGTGGAGACCTCCTCAGAGAGCGACAGTGGCATCTCTGAGGAACCTTGCTCTGAGAGCCCCCTAGCAGCCACGGTGGACCCCTCTCAGGCCCCCACAACTGTCTATCAGGTGGTCTATGACATCAGCACCCTGGCCAACATCAAGACGGAGCCAGAGCAGCATAGTGTCGATGTCATTTCCATAgaactcg ATGAGTGGCGTTCTCAGATGTTGATCTCGGAGTCCTGTATTGTCAACGAGTTACCCCAAGTATCCGCTGGGAGATTTGACCATGGTCACCTTTCTACCCACTCTGCTTCCACCTCAGGCCCCACCAGTCCAGACAGCCCACTG CTTTACCCTGATCTCACGCTGACTGAGGAGGAGCAGAAACTGCTGAACCAAGAGGGGATCTCtctgcccaacaacctgcccctcaccaag GCTGAGGAACGGATTCTGAAAAAAGTGAGACGCAAAATACGCAACAAACAGTCAGCCCAGGACAGCCGTCGCAGGAAGAAGGACTATGTGGATGGGCTTGAGAGCAG GGCAGCGGCTTGCTCAGCGCAAAACAAAGAGCTGCAGAGGACCGTGGAACAGCTGGAGAAACACAACAT GTCTCTCCTGGCTCAGCTGCGCAGACTACAGTCGCTGATCAAACAGACGGTCACTAAAGCAGCACAGACCAGCACCTGCATCATG ATTATCCTCTTCTCTCTGGGCCTCATCATCTTCCCAAGTTACAGCCCCTTCCACTGGGGCGCCTCATCCATAGAAGAGGACTATACACCAAAAGGAG TTATCTCCAGAAACATCCTCACAGATCCTGCTTCATCCTTGCAAGCTGCTGAGGAAGTGGATAACCATATAATTCAGCCAGATTCCCTACCCGTTTCCCGTGACCTCAGTCAATCAGATCCCCCGGATGCTTCCAGAATACTAAAGCAACCAATAGAAAGTCCCAAAATCACTGACATTGAGGGTGTGGCCCTGGAGGAGAGCCAACCAGGGAACAGCTCGACTCTGGTTGACGGGCAGACTGAACCTCTGGCCCTGGGCCTGGTGTCAGCAACAGGAAAAGGGAGCACAAGCCTTGACCCCACCAAACCAGCCCACGCTGATGAGATGTAG